A window of Perognathus longimembris pacificus isolate PPM17 chromosome 6, ASM2315922v1, whole genome shotgun sequence contains these coding sequences:
- the Foxa2 gene encoding hepatocyte nuclear factor 3-beta gives MHSASSMLGAVKMEGHEPSDWSSYYAEPEGYSSVSNMNAAGLGMNGMNTYMSMSAAAMGSGSGNMSAGSMNMSSYVGAGMSPSLAGMSPGAGAMAGMGGSAGAAGVAGMGPHLSPSLSPLGGQAAGAMGGLAPYANMNSMSPMYGQAGLSRARDPKTYRRSYTHAKPPYSYISLITMAIQQSPNKMLTLSEIYQWIMDLFPFYRQNQQRWQNSIRHSLSFNDCFLKVPRSPDKPGKGSFWTLHPDSGNMFENGCYLRRQKRFKCEKQLALKEAAGAGGGGKKATAGTQASQAQLGEVAGSASETPAGTESPHSSASPCQEHKRGGLGELKGTPAGALSPPEPAPSPGQQQQQAAAHLLGPPHHPGLPPEAHLKPEHHYAFNHPFSINNLMSSEQQHHHSHHHHQSHKMDLKAYEQVMHYPGYGSPMPGSLAMGPVTNKGGLDASPLAADTSYYQGVYSRPIMNSS, from the coding sequence GGCTACTCCTCGGTGAGCAACATGAACGCCGCCGGCCTGGGGATGAACGGCATGAATACGTACATGAGCATGTCGGCGGCCGCCATGGGCAGCGGCTCCGGCAACATGAGCGCGGGTTCCATGAACATGTCATCATACGTGGGCGCAGGCATGAGCCCGTCTCTAGCGGGCATGTCCCCCGGTGCGGGCGCCATGGCGGGCATGGGCGGTTCGGCTGGAGCAGCTGGCGTGGCGGGCATGGGACCGCACCTGAGTCCGAGCCTGAGCCCGCTGGGCGGGCAGGCGGCGGGGGCCATGGGCGGTCTGGCCCCTTACGCCAACATGAACTCCATGAGCCCCATGTACGGGCAGGCGGGTCTGAGCCGCGCGCGCGACCCTAAGACGTACCGGCGTAGCTACACGCACGCCAAGCCACCGTACTCCTACATCTCGCTCATCACCATGGCCATCCAGCAGAGCCCCAACAAGATGCTGACGCTGAGCGAGATCTACCAGTGGATCATGGACCTCTTTCCCTTCTATCGGCAAAACCAGCAGCGCTGGCAGAACTCCATCCGCCATTCGCTCTCTTTCAACGACTGCTTCCTCAAGGTGCCTCGCTCACCCGACAAGCCCGGCAAGGGCTCCTTCTGGACCCTGCACCCCGATTCCGGCAACATGTTTGAGAACGGCTGCTACCTGCGCCGCCAGAAGCGCTTCAAGTGTGAGAAGCAGCTGGCACTGAAGGAAGCTGCTGGCGCTGGGGGCGGTGGCAAGAAGGCCACAGCCGGGACTCAAGCCTCCCAGGCTCAGCTAGGGGAGGTGGCCGGATCCGCGTCGGAGACTCCCGCGGGCACTGAGTCACCTCACTCGAGCGCCTCCCCGTGCCAGGAGCACAAGCGAGGGGGTCTTGGGGAGCTGAAGGGGACGCCCGCTGGGGCACTGAGTCCTCCGGAGCCAGCGCCCTCGcccgggcagcagcagcagcaggctgcAGCCCACCTGCTGggcccaccccaccaccctggcCTGCCGCCCGAGGCCCACCTCAAGCCCGAGCACCACTACGCCTTCAACCACCCTTTCTCCATCAACAACCTCATGTCCTCTGAGCAGCAACACCACCacagtcaccaccaccaccagtccCATAAAATGGACCTCAAGGCGTATGAACAGGTGATGCACTATCCTGGTTATGGCTCCCCAATGCCGGGCAGTCTGGCCATGGGCCCTGTCACGAACAAAGGGGGCCTGGATGCCTCACCACTGGCCGCAGACACTTCCTACTACCAGGGAGTGTACTCTCGGCCCATTATGAACTCCTCTTAA